The Saccharopolyspora gloriosae genome has a segment encoding these proteins:
- a CDS encoding deoxyribonuclease IV translates to MRIGAHVRDDDPLTAAQERGAEVVQFFLSDPQGWKAPKPHPQAAELRDSDLTVFIHSPYVINVASLNNRIRIPSRKAVAQQAKAAADVGAHGLVVHGGHVTKDDDPVEGIANWRKLFERQADEGGFAVPVLIENTAGGANAMARRFDMLSRLWDAVGEFGAGFCLDTCHAHAAGEDLPGIAERVKAITGRIDLVHLNDSRDAFGSSRDRHANIGAGEIDPDLLVAVCDTAGAPVVVETPGDGQADDIGYLRDKVRG, encoded by the coding sequence ATGCGCATTGGGGCTCACGTTCGCGACGACGACCCGCTCACCGCCGCTCAGGAGCGGGGCGCCGAGGTCGTGCAATTCTTCCTGTCCGACCCGCAGGGCTGGAAGGCCCCGAAGCCGCATCCGCAGGCCGCCGAGCTGCGCGACAGCGATCTCACGGTGTTCATCCACTCCCCGTACGTGATCAACGTGGCCTCGTTGAACAACCGGATCCGCATCCCCTCCCGCAAGGCCGTGGCGCAGCAGGCGAAGGCCGCCGCCGACGTCGGCGCGCACGGGCTGGTCGTGCACGGCGGGCACGTCACCAAGGACGACGATCCGGTGGAGGGCATCGCGAACTGGCGCAAGCTGTTCGAGCGGCAGGCCGATGAGGGTGGCTTCGCGGTGCCGGTGCTGATCGAGAACACCGCGGGCGGCGCCAACGCGATGGCTCGCCGCTTCGACATGCTCTCCCGGCTGTGGGACGCGGTCGGCGAGTTCGGCGCCGGGTTCTGCCTGGACACCTGCCACGCGCACGCGGCGGGGGAGGACCTGCCGGGCATCGCCGAGCGGGTGAAGGCGATCACCGGCCGGATCGACCTGGTGCACCTCAACGACTCCCGCGACGCGTTCGGCTCGTCCCGGGACCGGCACGCGAACATCGGCGCGGGCGAGATCGACCCCGACCTGCTGGTCGCGGTGTGCGACACGGCGGGTGCGCCCGTCGTGGTGGAGACCCCCGGCGACGGCCAGGCCGACGACATCGGCTACCTCCGCGACAAGGTGCGCGGCTGA
- a CDS encoding glycosyltransferase family 87 protein → MQLPAEPASGAPSGAGRRLTFAALALLCLITALTLAAGHANKARCTGPEFNEWGRSEPAYQERAYSEVCYSDIQNLWIGRDIDRHVFPYVHGGMDEDGSLYGGVVEYPVLSGLLIWLGAVFVDTDAGFLAASALIMAPFGLGVAWWLGRLSGWRALLWALSPPLVLYAFHNWDLPVVACAVAAVFVVHRGGAALRHRALWGAVLLGAGFAFKIYPGLFVLPLALFVLTGGRDGAALPVGKRFDVRGALAVVGAAVGTAVVANLPFALAGFRGWLASFAFQSDRQVDLSTNSIWYWGLRGVADADGFQDAMSVVSPVAMLLSFAAACLAGRWVQRRTGTYPWIQVSAAMLCGFLLLHKVHSPQYTLWLLPFFVLLRVRWGWVVAYVLADLAMGISIFRWLAEADGINDGFTAQALMIGVWGRAALLVGLFPAFLGSTSTVDEDERSALERRVNQQPSHDGT, encoded by the coding sequence ATGCAGCTCCCGGCCGAACCGGCGTCCGGCGCTCCAAGCGGCGCGGGGCGGCGCCTCACGTTCGCGGCGCTGGCGCTGTTATGCCTGATCACGGCATTGACGCTGGCGGCGGGCCATGCGAACAAGGCGCGCTGCACCGGCCCGGAGTTCAACGAGTGGGGCCGTTCCGAACCGGCGTACCAGGAGCGGGCCTACAGCGAGGTCTGCTACTCCGACATCCAGAACCTGTGGATCGGCCGGGACATCGACCGGCACGTGTTCCCCTACGTGCACGGCGGGATGGACGAGGACGGTTCGCTCTACGGCGGTGTCGTCGAGTATCCGGTGCTGTCCGGGCTGCTGATCTGGCTGGGCGCGGTGTTCGTGGACACCGACGCCGGGTTCCTCGCCGCGTCCGCGCTGATCATGGCTCCGTTCGGGCTGGGGGTGGCGTGGTGGCTGGGCCGGTTGAGCGGCTGGCGGGCGTTGCTGTGGGCGCTGAGTCCGCCGCTGGTGCTGTACGCGTTCCACAACTGGGATCTGCCGGTGGTGGCGTGCGCGGTCGCGGCGGTGTTCGTGGTGCACCGAGGCGGGGCGGCGCTGCGGCACCGGGCGCTGTGGGGCGCGGTACTGCTCGGCGCCGGATTCGCGTTCAAGATCTATCCGGGCCTGTTCGTGCTGCCGTTGGCGTTGTTCGTGCTCACCGGCGGCCGCGACGGAGCGGCGCTGCCGGTCGGCAAGCGGTTCGACGTGCGCGGGGCGCTGGCGGTCGTGGGGGCCGCGGTGGGCACCGCGGTGGTGGCGAATCTGCCGTTCGCGCTGGCCGGTTTCCGCGGCTGGCTTGCTTCGTTCGCGTTCCAGTCCGATCGCCAGGTCGATCTGAGCACGAACTCCATCTGGTACTGGGGATTGCGCGGTGTCGCCGACGCCGACGGTTTCCAGGACGCGATGAGCGTCGTGTCCCCGGTGGCGATGCTGCTGTCGTTCGCCGCCGCCTGCCTGGCCGGGCGGTGGGTGCAGCGGCGGACCGGGACGTACCCGTGGATCCAGGTGTCGGCGGCGATGCTGTGCGGATTCCTGCTGCTGCACAAGGTGCATTCGCCGCAGTACACGTTGTGGCTGCTGCCGTTCTTCGTGCTGCTGCGGGTCCGCTGGGGCTGGGTCGTCGCGTACGTGCTCGCCGATCTGGCGATGGGCATCAGCATCTTCCGGTGGCTGGCGGAGGCCGACGGGATCAACGACGGTTTCACCGCGCAGGCCCTGATGATCGGGGTCTGGGGCCGAGCCGCCCTGCTCGTCGGCCTGTTCCCGGCCTTCCTCGGTTCGACGTCCACCGTCGACGAGGACGAACGCTCCGCCCTCGAACGACGAGTGAATCAACAGCCCTCGCACGACGGCACTTGA